The following proteins are co-located in the Phragmites australis chromosome 10, lpPhrAust1.1, whole genome shotgun sequence genome:
- the LOC133930959 gene encoding probable receptor-like protein kinase At2g21480 encodes MRRGTLPLALLAALATLTAVAGQGRPVTDSGAQTPPTPSTFTPKDSFLIDCGGTAPVNTTDGKAYKTDAQSNHLLSAKDAIRVADDKADMPSPVYLTARVFKEEAVYSFPLTVPGWHFIRLYLFPLKGGDVDLASATFSVSTDVNVLLHSFTAEPKPVMKEFLVNATENHLAIKFQPLKGSAAFINAIEVVNAPDEIITDTALGIAPVGPTGGLSEAAYQVVYRLNVGGPAIGPANDTLGRQWDVDTPYVQAKETVKDVSVPSSAIKYPDGTSRLVAPTLVYASAAKMADADVGSPNFNVSWKLDVDPSFGYFVRLFFADIVSKSMNDLYFNVFINGRKAISGLDLSTVTGELAAPYYKDFVVNSSVATDKLSIQVGPMGEDTGRVDALLNGIEVLKMSNSVGSLDGEFGVDGKKADDGTGSRKAVAAVGFAMMFGAFAGLGAMVVKWYKRPQDWERRNSFSSWLLPIHTGQSFTTSKGSGYGSHRSGNTFSSTMGLGRFFSFAEIQAATQNFDEKAIIGVGGFGNVYVGEIDDGTKVAVKRGSAESEQGINEFNTEIQMLSKLRHRHLVSLIGYCDENSEMILVYEYMHNGVFRDHIYGKDVPPLSWKQRLEICIGAARGLHYLHTGTAQGIIHRDVKTTNILLDDNFVAKVSDFGLSKDGPGMNQLHVSTAVKGSFGYLDPEYFRCQQLTDKSDVYSFGVVLLEALCARPPIDPQLPREQVSLAEWGMQWKRKGLIEKIMDPKLAGTVNQDSLNKFAETAEKCLAEFGSDRISMGDVLWNLEYALQMQDANPPEGAEQAGDQQDSADGSVATVSTESSSGATSVPDTSTAAAGELFQQLADMKGR; translated from the coding sequence GCGGCGGGACGGCGCCCGTGAACACCACCGATGGCAAGGCGTACAAGACGGACGCGCAGTCCAACCATTTGCTCTCGGCCAAGGACGCCATCCGGGTCGCCGACGACAAGGCCGACATGCCCTCGCCGGTGTACCTCACCGCGCGGGTCTTCAAGGAGGAGGCCGTCTACAGCTTCCCGCTCACCGTGCCAGGGTGGCACTTCATCCGGCTCTACCTCTTCCCGCTCAAGGGCGGCGACGTCGACCTCGCGTCCGCGACCTTCAGCGTGTCCACGGACGTCAACGTCCTGCTCCACAGCTTCACCGCCGAGCCCAAGCCGGTGATGAAGGAGTTCCTCGTCAACGCCACCGAGAACCACCTTGCCATCAAGTTCCAACCGCTCAAGGGCTCGGCCGCCTTCATCAACGCCATCGAGGTGGTGAACGCCCCAGACGAGATCATCACCGACACGGCCTTGGGGATCGCGCCGGTGGGCCCGACCGGCGGGCTCTCGGAGGCGGCGTACCAGGTCGTGTACCGGCTCAACGTGGGCGGCCCGGCCATCGGCCCCGCGAACGACACGCTCGGCCGGCAGTGGGACGTGGACACGCCGTACGTGCAGGCCAAGGAAACGGTGAAGGACGTGTCCGTGCCGTCGAGCGCCATCAAGTACCCCGACGGGACGTCGAGGCTCGTCGCGCCGACGCTGGTGTACGCAAGCGCCGCCAAGATGGCCGACGCGGACGTCGGGAGCCCCAACTTCAACGTGTCGTGGAAGCTCGACGTCGACCCGTCGTTCGGCTACTTCGTccgcctcttcttcgccgacaTCGTCAGCAAGTCCATGAACGACCTCTACTTCAACGTCTTCATCAACGGGCGCAAGGCCATCTCCGGCCTCGACCTGTCCACGGTCACCGGCGAGCTCGCGGCGCCATACTACAAGGACTTCGTGGTCAACTCGTCCGTCGCCACGGACAAGCTCAGCATCCAAGTCGGGCCCATGGGTGAGGACACCGGCCGCGTCGACGCGCTGCTCAACGGCATCGAGGTGCTCAAGATGAGCAACTCGGTGGGCAGCCTGGACGGCGAGTTCGGCGTGGACGGCAAGAAGGCCGACGACGGAACCGGCAGCCGCAAGGCCGTGGCGGCCGTCGGGTTCGCCATGATGTTCGGCGCGTTCGCGGGCCTCGGCGCGATGGTGGTGAAGTGGTACAAGCGGCCTCAGGACTGGGAGCGACGCAACAGCTTCTCGTCGTGGCTGCTGCCGATCCACACGGGGCAGTCGTTCACCACCAGCAAGGGCTCCGGTTACGGGTCCCACAGGAGCGGCAACACCTTCTCGTCGACGATGGGGCTGGGGCGGTTCTTCTCGTTCGCGGAGATCCAGGCGGCGACCCAGAACTTCGACGAGAAGGCCATCATCGGCGTGGGCGGGTTCGGCAACGTGTACGTCGGCGAGATCGACGACGGCACGAAGGTGGCGGTGAAGCGCGGGAGCGCGGAGTCGGAGCAGGGCATCAACGAGTTCAACACGGAGATCCAGATGCTGTCCAAGCTGCGGCACCGGCACCTGGTGTCCCTCATCGGCTACTGCGACGAGAACTCGGAGATGATCCTGGTGTACGAGTACATGCACAACGGGGTGTTCCGCGACCACATCTACGGCAAGGACGTGCCGCCGCTGTCGTGGAAGCAGCGGCTGGAGATCTGCATCGGCGCCGCGCGCGGGCTGCACTACCTCCACACCGGCACGGCGCAGGGCATCATCCACCGCGACGTGAAGACCACCAACATCCTGCTGGACGACAACTTCGTGGCCAAGGTCTCCGACTTCGGGCTGTCCAAGGACGGGCCCGGCATGAACCAGCTGCACGTGAGCACCGCCGTGAAGGGCAGCTTCGGGTACCTGGACCCGGAGTACTTCCGGTGCCAGCAGCTGACGGACAAGTCGGACGTCTACTCATTCGGCGTGGTGCTGCTGGAGGCGCTGTGCGCGCGGCCGCCCATCGACCCGCAGCTGCCGCGCGAGCAGGTGAGCCTCGCCGAGTGGGGCATGCAGTGGAAGcgcaagggcctcatcgagaaGATCATGGACCCGAAGCTCGCCGGCACCGTGAATCAGGACTCGCTCAACAAGTTCGCCGAGACCGCCGAGAAGTGCCTCGCCGAGTTCGGCAGCGACCGCATCTCCATGGGCGACGTGCTGTGGAACCTCGAGTACGCGCTCCAGATGCAGGATGCCAACCCGCCCGAGGGCGCCGAGCAGGCCGGCGATCAGCAGGACTCCGCCGACGGCTCCGTCGCCACCGTCTCAACGGAGAGCAGCTCTGGCGCCACCTCCGTGCCCGACacttccaccgccgccgctggcgAGCTCTTTCAGCAGCTCGCCGACATGAAGGGGAGGTGA
- the LOC133930961 gene encoding probable transcriptional regulator SLK2, with the protein MNRTQPWTSMSGGACSNLGLVQSDMNGGAPFSTTNSSGPSIGVSSLVTDANSSLSGGAQLQPSTSMNADSFMRVPASPISFSSNNISGSSVIDSSIMQQSPPQEQVQKRRSSSVTSQPVIEAGGALHAQKKSRIDVRQDDNVQNQLIHKLLHGQSSLHFHGQQSPQLQALIQQRNLAQIQQRQQQQLLQPFSQLQQSQVGIPRQPQLRPPLAQPGMQLGGPVRAPVNSGLCSRRLMQYLYHKRHRPENNPITYWKKLVEEYFAPQARERWCVSSYEKRGNSLVATPHSALDTWRCDICNTHGGKGYEATYEVLPRLCQIRFDHGVIDEYLYLDMPNEFRLPNGLILLEHTKAVQKSVYEHLHVTHEGHLRIIFTPELKIMSWEFCSRRYEDYITRRILAPQVNNLLQVAQKYQAAASESGPAGISNGDAQTICNMFVTASRQLAKNLEHHTLNEHGLSKRYVRCLQISEVVNHMKDLIEFSHKNNLGPKESLNNYCKQTIPKLSVQNMHEARQLMAAAGLPNNQSNIQVMGVKQEISAHVNGTPGVGAVGNNIPQNAAALNSYQNILRSSSANQRLQQEASGVFKSPAAMHNGIQLEASTSFRGPNQVQFAQFQHPSSFQQQMPQQNNLSGLGVSPQYQQHVINQLLQEVKNNNNRAFGQQPPPGTPIGNSGLASGAAITNSAAAGEQTQHTNNNNGAVKGADRVSTGPSNVINNTGGIAPSRSNSFKSVSSNPAAATGGNATTSKSESFHDIDNLDNLITNELMGSGLFMGEQGGNAFSWNN; encoded by the exons ATGAACAGAACTCAACCCTGGACCTCCATGTCTGGGGGTGCATGCTCCAACCTTGGACTTGTTCAAAGTGACATGAATGGTGGTGCCCCTTTTAGCACTACAAATTCCTCTGGTCCAAGCATTGGAGTTAGCTCTTTGGTGACAGATGCCAACTCATCACTCTCCGGAGGTGCCCAGTTACAGCCAAGTACTAGCATGAATGCTGATTCATTCATGCGTGTTCCTGCCTCACCAATTTCATTTTCATCAAATAATATCTCTGGCTCTTCAGTCATCGATAGCTCCATCATGCAGCAAAGTCCACCCCAAGAGCAGGTGCAGAAGCGGAGGTCTTCAAGTGTAACATCACAACCTGTGATTGAGGCTGGGGGCGCATTGCATGCTCAGAAGAAATCAAGAATTGATGTTAGGCAAGATGATAACGTGCAAAATCAGTTGATTCATAAGCTGCTCCATGGTCAGAGTTCTCTTCATTTCCATGGGCAACAGAGCCCACAGCTTCAAGCTTTGATCCAGCAGCGTAATCTGGCTCAGATTCAGCAacgacagcagcagcagttgtTGCAACCATTTTCTCAGTTACAACAATCTCAAGTTGGCATCCCTCGGCAGCCTCAGCTTAGGCCACCACTAGCACAGCCTGGAATGCAGCTAGGTGGTCCTGTTAGGGCTCCTGTCAACAGTGGGCTTTGTTCTCGCAGGCTAATGCAGTATTTATATCACAAGCGTCATCGCCCAGAG AATAATCCCATTACATACTGGAAGAAGCTTGTTGAGGAATATTTTGCACCACAGGCAAGAGAAAGGTGGTGTGTGTCTTCTTATGAAAAGAGAGGGAATTCCTTAGTTGCTACTCCACATTCAGCTCTG GATACATGGCGCTGTGACATTTGCAATACACATGGAGGGAAAGGATATG AGGCTACCTATGAAGTACTTCCTAGACTCTGTCAAATTAGATTTGACCATGGTGTTATCGATGAATACCTATACCTTGACATGCCAAATGAATTCCGGTTGCCGAATGGATTAATCCTGCTGGAGCATACAAAAGCTGTTCAAAAAAGTGTTTATGAACATCTACATGTTACACACGAGGGGCATTTGAGAATCATTTTCACACCAGAACTGAAG ATAATGTCCTGGGAGTTCTGTTCACGGCGATATGAAGATTATATCACTCGCAGGATCCTAGCACCACAG GTAAACAATCTGCTGCAAGTTGCCCAGAAGTACCAAGCTGCTGCCAGTGAAAGTGGGCCAGCTGGGATATCAAACGGCGACGCGCAAACTATTTGCAACAT GTTTGTGACTGCATCACGACAGCTAGCGAAAAATCTTGAGCATCACACCTTAAATGAACATGGACTTTCAAAAAGATATGTTCGCTGCCTGCAG ATATCAGAGGTTGTGAATCACATGAAGGACTTGATTGAGTTCAGCCACAAGAACAATCTTGGTCCTAAAG AGAGCCTGAATAATTATTGCAAACAAACTATACCAAAGCTTTCAGTACAAAATATGCATGAGGCAAGACAGCTCATGGCTGCTGCTGGCCTTCCCAATAACCAGAGCAATATCCAAGTCATGGGGGTCAAACAAGAAATAAGCGCCCATGTGAATGGGACTCCTGGTGTTGGGGCCGTTGGTAATAATATTCCACAGAATGCCGCAGCACTAAACAGTTACCAGAATATACTCAGAAGCTCCAGTGCAAATCAGAGGCTTCAGCAGGAGGCATCGGGTGTCTTCAAAAGCCCTGCAGCAATGCACAATGGCATACAGCTGGAAGCATCCACATCCTTCCGTGGACCTAACCAAGTGCAGTTTGCGCAATTCCAACACCCCTCGTCATTTCAGCAGCAAATGCCGCAGCAAAACAATCTCTCGGGCTTGGGTGTGAGCCCACAATACCAGCAGCATGTGATTAATCAGCTGCTGCAGGAAGTTAAGAATAATAACAACCGCGCTTTTGGGCAGCAACCACCTCCAGGTACACCTATTGGAAACAGTGGTCTTGCATCAGGAGCTGCTATCACAAACAGTGCTGCTGCTGGAGAGCAGACACAGCATACCAATAACAATAACGGCGCGGTAAAGGGTGCAGACCGAGTCAGTACTGGGCCTAGCAATGTGATCAACAACACAGGTGGCATCGCCCCCAGCAGAAGTAACAGTTTCAAGTCAGTGAGCAGCAACCCAGCTGCTGCAACCGGAGGCAATGCCACAACTTCAAAGTCCGAGTCGTTTCATGATATTGACAACCTCGACAATCTCATCACTAATGAACTGATGGGAAGTGGGCTGTTCATGGGGGAGCAGGGCGGTAATGCATTCTCGTGGAACAACTGA